From Astyanax mexicanus isolate ESR-SI-001 chromosome 11, AstMex3_surface, whole genome shotgun sequence, the proteins below share one genomic window:
- the si:dkey-219c10.4 gene encoding high affinity cGMP-specific 3',5'-cyclic phosphodiesterase 9A isoform X1 gives MESKIIYFTVNGRPEQAEFPVDCPAQDVKDLFRSAAEAGPHDILKLYNPKGNIINISPQLTPNSPHSCYKLEVVAADCNSEPLGTELAVALGFDLSSMEKRLQSLEKKILTEASETPAIVYEMKRQVESFREKLESVEHLSWLGLFKELSERPHKPSPFYHKRTLRKTREECEHVREKFLQMSTLEVSEEVRQYLKTPTFDNWQWEDAEIMVLLQVMYTDLDFISTFNIELDVLQQFLYEVYKRYNNIPFHNFKHCFCVTQMMYGLIWLTDLRSKIDSVDLLIMLTSAVCHDLDHTGYNNAYQINARTELALRYNDISPLENHHCAVAFEILEKNESNIFRNLTTEQYKRIREGIIKCILATDMSRHTDILNKFKAILSTFDFDNKDHRDVLMMIMIKVSDISNEARPMDVAEPWLDCLLQEFFNQSDMEKLEGLPVTPFMDRDKVTKPSSQTGFIRFVLFPLFIELANLFPCLEQHIIDPVRKALDYYTEMEKALEREKQNRAQSEKAKPKESTTPKESELSPEPLQPSAV, from the exons ATGGAAtctaaaatcatttattttacagtgaACGGAAGACCAGAGCAAGCAGAGTTCCCTGTTGACTGTCCTGCACAGGATGTCAAAG ATCTGTTCCGATCAGCAGCTGAAGCTGGGCCTCACGATATCCTAAAGCTCTACAACCCCAAAGGCAACATCATCAACATCTCCCCTCAGCTGACCCCAAACAGCCCTCATTCCTGCTACAAGCTGGAGGTGGTTGCTGCAGACTGCAACAGTGAGCCATTAG GTACAGAGCTGGCAGTGGCCTTGGGCTTCGATTTGTCCTCCATGGAGAAAAG GTTACAAAGCCTGGAGAAGAAGATTCTTACTGAAGCTAGTGAGACTCCGGCCATTGTTTATGAGATGAAGAGACAGGTGGAGTCGTTCCGGGAAAAACTGGAG AGTGTGGAGCACCTGAGCTGGCTGGGGCTGTTTAAAGAACTCTCAGAGAGACCCCATAAACCTTCACCGTTCTACCATAAGAGAACGCTGCGCAAGACACGTGAAGAGTGTGAGCACGTCCGGGAAAAGTTCCTCCAGATGAG TACTCTGGAGGTCTCAGAGGAGGTGAGACAATACCTGAAGACACCCACCTTTGACAACTG GCAGTGGGAGGACGCAGAGATCATGGTGCTGCTTCAGGTGATGTATACAGACCTGGACTTCATCTCCACCTTCAACATAGAGCTGGACGTCCTGCAGCAGTTTCTCTATGAGGTCTACAAGCGCTACAACAACATCCCATTCCACAACTTCAAACACTGCTTCTGTGTCACTCAGATg ATGTATGGGCTGATATGGCTGACGGATCTGAGGAGCAAGATTGACAGTGTTGATCTCCTGATCATGCTGACTTCAGCTGTGTGTCATGATTTAGATCACACCGGCTACAACAACGCCTACCAG ATTAATGCTCGCACTGAACTGGCCTTGAGGTACAATGACATCTCCCCTTTAGAGAATCATCACTGTGCTGTAGCGTTTGAGATACTGGAAAAG AATGAAAGTAATATTTTCCGGAATCTGACGACAGAGCAGTATAAGAGGATCAGGGAGGGAATCATTAA GTGTATCTTGGCCACCGATATGAGCAGACACACAGATATCCTGAACAAATTCAAAGCCATCCTGTCTACCTTTGATTTCGACAACAAGGACCACCGTGATGTA CTGATGATGATCATGATCAAAGTGAGTGACATTTCCAATGAAGCACGCCCCATGGACGTGGCTGAGCCGTGGCTGGACTGCCTGCTGCAGGAGTTTTTCAACCAG aGTGACATGGAAAAGTTGGAGGGTCTCCCAGTGACCCCATTCATGGACCGAGACAAAGTGACCAAACCTTCCTCTCAGACCGGCTTCATCCGCTTCGTTCTGTTCCCTCTCTTCATCGAGCTGGCAAATCTCTTTCCATGTCTAGAg CAACATATCATTGACCCAGTGAGGAAAGCTCTGGACTACTACACAGAGATGGAGAAAGCACTAGAGCGAGAGAAGCAGAATCGGGCCCAGAGTGAAAAGGCCAAACCTAAAGAGAGCACCACCCCAAAGGAGTCTGAACTTTCACCAGAGCCACTTCAACCAAGCGCAGTGTAA
- the si:dkey-219c10.4 gene encoding high affinity cGMP-specific 3',5'-cyclic phosphodiesterase 9A isoform X2 has translation MESKIIYFTVNGRPEQAEFPVDCPAQDVKDLFRSAAEAGPHDILKLYNPKGNIINISPQLTPNSPHSCYKLEVVAADCNSEPLGTELAVALGFDLSSMEKRLQSLEKKILTEASETPAIVYEMKRQVESFREKLESVEHLSWLGLFKELSERPHKPSPFYHKRTLRKTREECEHVREKFLQMSTLEVSEEVRQYLKTPTFDNWQWEDAEIMVLLQVMYTDLDFISTFNIELDVLQQFLYEMYGLIWLTDLRSKIDSVDLLIMLTSAVCHDLDHTGYNNAYQINARTELALRYNDISPLENHHCAVAFEILEKNESNIFRNLTTEQYKRIREGIIKCILATDMSRHTDILNKFKAILSTFDFDNKDHRDVLMMIMIKVSDISNEARPMDVAEPWLDCLLQEFFNQSDMEKLEGLPVTPFMDRDKVTKPSSQTGFIRFVLFPLFIELANLFPCLEQHIIDPVRKALDYYTEMEKALEREKQNRAQSEKAKPKESTTPKESELSPEPLQPSAV, from the exons ATGGAAtctaaaatcatttattttacagtgaACGGAAGACCAGAGCAAGCAGAGTTCCCTGTTGACTGTCCTGCACAGGATGTCAAAG ATCTGTTCCGATCAGCAGCTGAAGCTGGGCCTCACGATATCCTAAAGCTCTACAACCCCAAAGGCAACATCATCAACATCTCCCCTCAGCTGACCCCAAACAGCCCTCATTCCTGCTACAAGCTGGAGGTGGTTGCTGCAGACTGCAACAGTGAGCCATTAG GTACAGAGCTGGCAGTGGCCTTGGGCTTCGATTTGTCCTCCATGGAGAAAAG GTTACAAAGCCTGGAGAAGAAGATTCTTACTGAAGCTAGTGAGACTCCGGCCATTGTTTATGAGATGAAGAGACAGGTGGAGTCGTTCCGGGAAAAACTGGAG AGTGTGGAGCACCTGAGCTGGCTGGGGCTGTTTAAAGAACTCTCAGAGAGACCCCATAAACCTTCACCGTTCTACCATAAGAGAACGCTGCGCAAGACACGTGAAGAGTGTGAGCACGTCCGGGAAAAGTTCCTCCAGATGAG TACTCTGGAGGTCTCAGAGGAGGTGAGACAATACCTGAAGACACCCACCTTTGACAACTG GCAGTGGGAGGACGCAGAGATCATGGTGCTGCTTCAGGTGATGTATACAGACCTGGACTTCATCTCCACCTTCAACATAGAGCTGGACGTCCTGCAGCAGTTTCTCTATGAG ATGTATGGGCTGATATGGCTGACGGATCTGAGGAGCAAGATTGACAGTGTTGATCTCCTGATCATGCTGACTTCAGCTGTGTGTCATGATTTAGATCACACCGGCTACAACAACGCCTACCAG ATTAATGCTCGCACTGAACTGGCCTTGAGGTACAATGACATCTCCCCTTTAGAGAATCATCACTGTGCTGTAGCGTTTGAGATACTGGAAAAG AATGAAAGTAATATTTTCCGGAATCTGACGACAGAGCAGTATAAGAGGATCAGGGAGGGAATCATTAA GTGTATCTTGGCCACCGATATGAGCAGACACACAGATATCCTGAACAAATTCAAAGCCATCCTGTCTACCTTTGATTTCGACAACAAGGACCACCGTGATGTA CTGATGATGATCATGATCAAAGTGAGTGACATTTCCAATGAAGCACGCCCCATGGACGTGGCTGAGCCGTGGCTGGACTGCCTGCTGCAGGAGTTTTTCAACCAG aGTGACATGGAAAAGTTGGAGGGTCTCCCAGTGACCCCATTCATGGACCGAGACAAAGTGACCAAACCTTCCTCTCAGACCGGCTTCATCCGCTTCGTTCTGTTCCCTCTCTTCATCGAGCTGGCAAATCTCTTTCCATGTCTAGAg CAACATATCATTGACCCAGTGAGGAAAGCTCTGGACTACTACACAGAGATGGAGAAAGCACTAGAGCGAGAGAAGCAGAATCGGGCCCAGAGTGAAAAGGCCAAACCTAAAGAGAGCACCACCCCAAAGGAGTCTGAACTTTCACCAGAGCCACTTCAACCAAGCGCAGTGTAA